One region of Enterobacter ludwigii genomic DNA includes:
- the pgk gene encoding phosphoglycerate kinase: MSVIKMTDLDLAGKRVFIRADLNVPVKEGKVTSDARIRASLPTIELALKQGAKVMVTSHLGRPTEGEYNEEFSLLPVVNYLKDKLSNPVRLVKDYLDGVEVAAGELVVLENVRFNKGEKKDDEALSKKYAALCDVFVMDAFGTAHRAQASTHGIGKFADVACAGPLLADELEALGKALKEPARPMVAIVGGSKVSTKLTVLDSLSKIADQLIVGGGIANTFVAAQGHNVGKSLYEADLVDEAKRLLSTCDIPVPTDVRVATEFSETATATLKSVNDIKDEEQILDLGDVSAQKLAEILKNAKTILWNGPVGVFEFPNFRKGTEIVANAIADSEAFSIAGGGDTLAAIDLFGIADKISYISTGGGAFLEFVEGKVLPAVAMLEERAKK, from the coding sequence ATGTCTGTAATTAAGATGACCGATCTGGATCTGGCTGGTAAACGCGTTTTCATCCGTGCTGATCTGAACGTACCGGTTAAAGAGGGTAAAGTGACCAGCGACGCGCGTATCCGTGCATCTCTGCCAACCATCGAACTGGCTCTGAAGCAGGGCGCTAAAGTGATGGTAACCTCCCACCTGGGTCGTCCAACCGAAGGCGAGTACAACGAAGAGTTCTCTCTGCTGCCAGTTGTTAATTACCTGAAAGACAAACTGTCCAACCCGGTTCGCCTGGTGAAAGATTACCTGGACGGCGTTGAAGTTGCTGCCGGTGAACTGGTTGTTCTGGAAAACGTTCGCTTCAACAAAGGCGAGAAGAAAGACGACGAAGCACTGTCCAAAAAATACGCTGCACTGTGCGACGTATTCGTAATGGATGCTTTCGGTACGGCTCACCGTGCGCAGGCTTCTACCCACGGTATCGGTAAATTCGCAGACGTAGCCTGTGCAGGTCCTCTGCTGGCTGACGAACTGGAAGCGCTGGGTAAAGCACTGAAAGAACCAGCTCGTCCAATGGTTGCTATCGTTGGTGGTTCTAAAGTTTCTACCAAACTGACCGTTCTGGACTCCCTGTCTAAAATTGCTGACCAGCTGATCGTTGGCGGTGGTATCGCGAACACCTTCGTTGCTGCTCAAGGTCACAACGTGGGTAAATCCCTGTACGAAGCAGACCTGGTTGACGAAGCTAAACGCCTGCTGAGCACCTGTGATATTCCAGTTCCAACAGATGTTCGTGTTGCTACTGAGTTCTCTGAAACTGCAACGGCGACCCTGAAGTCTGTAAACGACATCAAAGACGAAGAGCAAATTCTGGACCTGGGCGACGTTTCTGCACAGAAACTGGCTGAAATCCTGAAAAACGCAAAAACTATCCTGTGGAATGGTCCTGTTGGCGTGTTCGAATTCCCGAACTTCCGCAAAGGGACTGAAATCGTTGCTAACGCTATTGCAGACAGCGAAGCGTTCTCTATCGCAGGTGGTGGTGACACCCTGGCGGCAATCGACCTGTTCGGTATCGCTGACAAGATCTCCTACATCTCCACTGGTGGCGGTGCATTCCTCGAATTCGTGGAAGGCAAAGTACTGCCAGCAGTAGCAATGCTCGAAGAGCGCGCTAAGAAGTAA
- the epd gene encoding erythrose-4-phosphate dehydrogenase, with translation MTVRVAINGFGRIGRNVVRALYESGRRAEMTVVAINELADATGMAHLLKYDTSHGRFAWDVRQERDQLFVGDDAIRVLHENSITGLPWRELGVDVVLDCTGVYGNREHGEAHLAAGAKKVLFSHPGSNDLDATVVFGVNQHELQAEHRIVSNASCTTNCIIPVIKLLDDAYGIESGTVTTIHSAMHDQQVIDAYHPDLRRTRAASQSIIPVDTKLAAGITRIFPQFNDRFEAIAVRVPTINVTAIDLSVTVKKPVKSCEVNMLLQKAAQGAFHGIVDYTELPLVSVDFNHDPHSAIVDGTQTRVSGAHLIKTLVWCDNEWGFANRMLDTTLAMAAQGFR, from the coding sequence ATGACCGTACGCGTAGCGATTAATGGCTTCGGTCGCATCGGACGTAATGTGGTTCGTGCTTTGTATGAATCCGGACGTCGGGCGGAAATGACCGTGGTGGCAATCAATGAACTGGCGGATGCTACGGGCATGGCGCATTTGTTGAAATATGACACCAGCCACGGACGCTTTGCCTGGGATGTGCGCCAGGAAAGAGATCAGCTTTTTGTCGGTGATGACGCTATTCGTGTGCTGCATGAGAACAGCATTACCGGGCTACCCTGGCGTGAATTGGGTGTGGATGTGGTGCTTGACTGTACCGGCGTGTATGGCAACCGCGAACATGGCGAAGCCCATCTGGCAGCAGGTGCGAAAAAAGTCCTGTTTTCTCATCCCGGCAGCAACGATCTCGACGCGACCGTCGTGTTTGGCGTCAATCAGCATGAGCTGCAAGCTGAACACCGCATTGTCTCCAACGCCTCCTGTACCACTAACTGCATTATTCCGGTCATTAAACTGTTAGACGATGCATATGGCATTGAATCCGGCACGGTGACCACGATTCACTCCGCCATGCACGATCAGCAGGTGATCGACGCCTACCATCCGGATTTACGACGCACTCGCGCGGCGAGCCAGTCAATCATTCCGGTGGACACAAAACTGGCTGCAGGGATCACACGTATTTTCCCGCAGTTTAATGACCGTTTTGAAGCGATTGCCGTGCGCGTTCCGACGATTAACGTCACTGCAATTGACCTTAGTGTGACGGTGAAAAAACCGGTAAAATCCTGTGAAGTCAACATGTTGCTGCAAAAAGCGGCACAGGGTGCATTTCATGGTATAGTTGACTATACGGAATTGCCGTTGGTCTCAGTAGATTTTAACCACGACCCGCACAGCGCCATCGTTGATGGCACTCAAACGCGCGTCAGTGGCGCACACCTTATCAAGACGCTGGTTTGGTGTGATAACGAATGGGGCTTTGCTAACCGAATGCTCGACACAACGTTAGCAATGGCCGCTCAAGGTTTCAGGTAA
- the tkt gene encoding transketolase — protein sequence MSSRKELANAIRALSMDAVQKAKSGHPGAPMGMADIAEVLWRDFLNHNPQNPAWADRDRFVLSNGHGSMLIYSLLHLTGYDLPIEELKNFRQLHSKTPGHPEVGYTAGVETTTGPLGQGIANAVGMAIAEKTLAAQFNRPGHDIVDHFTYAFMGDGCMMEGISHEVCSLAGTLKLGKLVAFYDDNGISIDGHVEGWFTDDTAKRFEAYGWHVVRGVDGHDADSIKRAVEEARAVTDKPSLLMCKTIIGFGSPNKAGTHDSHGAPLGDAEIALTREALGWKHPAFEIPSDIYAQWDAKEAGQAKEAAWNEKFAAYAKAFPQEAAEFTRRMKGDMPSDFDAKANEFIAKLQANPSKIASRKASQNAIEAFGPLLPEFLGGSADLAPSNLTLWSGSKAINEDTAGNYIHYGVREFGMTAIANGISLHGGFLPYTSTFLMFVEYARNAVRMAALMKQRQVMVYTHDSIGLGEDGPTHQPVEQVASLRVTPNMSTWRPCDQVESAVAWKYGVERQDGPTALILSRQNLAQQDRTPEQLANIARGGYVLKDCAGQPELIFIATGSEVELAVAAWDKLSAEGVKARVVSMPSTDAFDKQDAAYRESVLPKAVTARVAVEAGIADYWFKYVGLNGAIVGMTTFGESAPAELLFEEFGFTVENVVAKAKELL from the coding sequence ATGTCCTCACGTAAAGAGCTTGCTAATGCTATTCGTGCGCTGAGCATGGACGCAGTACAGAAAGCCAAATCCGGCCACCCAGGGGCCCCTATGGGTATGGCTGATATCGCCGAAGTCCTGTGGCGTGATTTCCTGAACCACAACCCGCAGAACCCGGCATGGGCTGACCGCGACCGTTTCGTGCTGTCCAACGGCCACGGCTCTATGCTGATCTATAGCCTGCTGCACCTCACTGGCTACGATCTGCCAATTGAAGAGCTGAAAAACTTCCGTCAGCTGCACTCCAAAACTCCAGGTCACCCGGAAGTGGGTTACACCGCTGGTGTTGAAACCACGACCGGTCCACTGGGCCAGGGTATTGCGAACGCTGTGGGTATGGCGATTGCTGAGAAGACCCTGGCGGCGCAGTTCAACCGTCCTGGCCACGACATCGTAGACCACTTCACCTACGCGTTCATGGGTGATGGCTGCATGATGGAAGGCATTTCTCACGAAGTGTGCTCCCTGGCGGGTACCCTGAAACTGGGCAAACTGGTTGCGTTCTACGACGACAATGGTATCTCCATTGACGGTCACGTTGAGGGCTGGTTCACCGATGACACCGCTAAACGTTTTGAAGCCTATGGCTGGCACGTTGTGCGTGGTGTTGATGGCCACGATGCTGACTCGATTAAACGTGCAGTAGAAGAAGCGCGCGCTGTCACTGACAAACCATCCCTGCTGATGTGCAAAACCATTATCGGCTTCGGTTCACCGAACAAAGCCGGTACCCACGATTCTCACGGTGCGCCACTGGGCGACGCGGAAATTGCATTGACGCGCGAAGCGCTGGGCTGGAAACACCCGGCATTCGAAATCCCATCTGACATTTATGCTCAGTGGGATGCCAAAGAAGCAGGTCAGGCGAAAGAAGCCGCATGGAACGAGAAGTTCGCTGCGTATGCTAAAGCCTTCCCACAGGAAGCTGCTGAGTTCACCCGTCGCATGAAAGGCGATATGCCGTCTGACTTCGATGCAAAAGCGAACGAGTTCATCGCTAAGCTGCAGGCGAACCCATCTAAAATCGCCAGCCGTAAAGCGTCTCAGAATGCGATTGAAGCATTTGGCCCACTGTTGCCTGAATTCCTGGGCGGTTCTGCTGACCTGGCGCCTTCTAACCTGACCCTGTGGTCCGGTTCTAAAGCGATCAATGAAGATACTGCCGGTAACTACATCCATTATGGTGTACGTGAATTCGGTATGACGGCAATTGCTAACGGTATCTCCCTGCACGGTGGTTTCCTGCCGTATACCTCTACCTTCCTGATGTTCGTAGAGTACGCACGTAACGCCGTACGTATGGCTGCGCTGATGAAACAGCGTCAGGTGATGGTCTACACCCACGACTCCATCGGTCTGGGCGAAGATGGTCCAACTCACCAGCCGGTAGAGCAGGTGGCTTCTCTGCGTGTGACTCCGAACATGAGCACATGGCGTCCATGTGACCAGGTTGAATCCGCAGTGGCGTGGAAATACGGTGTTGAGCGTCAGGATGGCCCAACCGCACTGATCCTCTCCCGCCAGAACCTGGCACAGCAGGATCGTACTCCAGAGCAGTTGGCGAACATCGCTCGCGGTGGTTATGTGCTGAAAGATTGTGCAGGTCAGCCTGAACTGATCTTCATCGCTACCGGTTCTGAAGTTGAGCTGGCTGTTGCGGCATGGGACAAACTGTCTGCCGAAGGCGTTAAAGCGCGTGTGGTCTCCATGCCGTCTACCGATGCGTTCGACAAGCAGGATGCTGCATACCGCGAGTCCGTACTGCCTAAAGCGGTTACTGCTCGTGTGGCGGTGGAAGCGGGTATTGCTGACTACTGGTTCAAATATGTGGGCCTGAATGGCGCAATCGTCGGTATGACCACCTTTGGTGAGTCTGCACCGGCAGAGCTGCTGTTCGAAGAGTTCGGTTTCACCGTTGAGAACGTTGTAGCGAAAGCGAAAGAACTGCTGTAA
- a CDS encoding M48 family metallopeptidase yields MKMRAIVLALGTTLLLSGCQNMDSNGLMTSGAEAFQAYSLSDAQVKALSDQACKDMDGKATLAPANSTYTQRLNKIASALGDNINGQPVNYKVYMAKDVNAFAMANGCIRVYSGLMDMMTDNEVEAVIGHEMGHVALGHVKKGMQVALGTNAIRAAAASAGGIVGSLSQSQLGDVGEKLVNSQFSQRQESEADDYSYDLLRKRGINPSGLATSFEKLAKLEAGRQSSMFDDHPASEERAQHIRDRMAADGIK; encoded by the coding sequence ATGAAAATGCGTGCAATAGTGCTGGCCCTGGGAACAACGCTCCTGCTGAGTGGCTGTCAGAATATGGATTCTAACGGCCTGATGACCTCAGGCGCAGAAGCTTTTCAGGCTTATTCCCTGAGCGACGCGCAGGTAAAAGCGCTGAGCGACCAGGCCTGTAAAGATATGGACGGAAAAGCCACACTTGCCCCTGCTAACAGTACCTACACGCAGCGTCTGAATAAGATTGCTTCCGCGCTGGGCGATAACATCAACGGCCAGCCGGTAAACTACAAGGTTTACATGGCCAAAGACGTGAACGCTTTCGCGATGGCGAACGGTTGTATCCGCGTCTATAGCGGGCTGATGGATATGATGACCGACAACGAAGTTGAAGCGGTTATCGGCCATGAAATGGGCCACGTTGCGCTCGGTCACGTGAAGAAAGGGATGCAAGTTGCCTTAGGTACCAATGCTATTCGCGCGGCGGCGGCTTCAGCGGGCGGTATTGTTGGTAGCCTGTCGCAGTCGCAGCTTGGCGATGTCGGAGAGAAGTTGGTTAATTCTCAGTTCTCCCAGCGTCAGGAGTCCGAAGCGGATGACTACTCCTACGACCTGTTGCGCAAACGCGGCATTAATCCATCAGGTTTAGCCACCAGCTTCGAAAAACTGGCCAAACTGGAAGCAGGACGTCAAAGCTCAATGTTTGATGATCACCCAGCCTCAGAAGAACGCGCGCAGCATATTCGCGACCGTATGGCCGCAGACGGAATTAAATAA
- the speB gene encoding agmatinase has translation MSTLGHQYDNSLVSNAFGFLRLPMNFQPYDSDADWVITGVPFDMATSGRAGGRHGPAAIRQVSTNLAWEHNRFPWNFDMRERLNVVDCGDLVYAFGDAREMSEKLQAHAEKLLAAGKRMLSFGGDHFVTLPLLRAHAKHFGKMALVHFDAHTDTYANGCEFDHGTMFFTAPNEGLIDPNHSVQIGIRTEFDKDNGFTVLDACQVNDRGVDDIIAQVKQIVGDMPVYLTFDIDCLDPAFAPGTGTPVIGGLTSDRAIKLVRGLKDLNIVGMDVVEVAPAYDQSEITALAAATLALEMLYIQAAKKGE, from the coding sequence ATGAGCACTTTAGGTCATCAGTACGATAACTCTCTGGTATCTAACGCGTTTGGTTTTTTACGCCTTCCGATGAACTTCCAGCCGTACGACAGCGATGCCGACTGGGTTATCACTGGCGTGCCATTTGATATGGCAACCTCCGGTCGTGCCGGTGGGCGTCATGGCCCGGCAGCCATCCGTCAGGTATCGACTAACCTGGCCTGGGAGCACAACCGCTTCCCGTGGAACTTTGACATGCGCGAGCGTCTGAACGTGGTGGACTGCGGTGACCTGGTGTATGCCTTCGGCGACGCGCGTGAGATGAGCGAAAAACTCCAGGCGCACGCCGAGAAGCTGCTGGCTGCCGGTAAGCGCATGCTCTCCTTCGGTGGTGACCACTTCGTGACCCTGCCGCTGCTGCGCGCCCATGCCAAGCACTTCGGTAAAATGGCGCTGGTGCACTTTGATGCACATACCGACACTTATGCGAACGGCTGCGAGTTTGACCACGGCACCATGTTCTTCACCGCGCCAAACGAAGGCCTTATCGATCCAAACCACTCCGTGCAGATCGGTATTCGTACTGAGTTCGATAAAGATAACGGCTTTACCGTACTGGACGCCTGCCAGGTGAACGATCGCGGTGTTGACGACATCATCGCGCAGGTGAAGCAGATCGTGGGCGATATGCCGGTCTACCTGACCTTCGATATCGATTGCCTGGATCCAGCGTTTGCTCCGGGTACCGGTACACCTGTGATCGGCGGCCTGACTTCTGACCGTGCCATCAAACTGGTTCGTGGTCTGAAAGATCTGAACATCGTCGGGATGGACGTGGTGGAAGTGGCTCCGGCTTACGATCAGTCCGAAATTACCGCTCTGGCTGCGGCGACGCTGGCACTGGAAATGCTTTACATCCAGGCGGCGAAAAAAGGCGAGTAA
- the speA gene encoding biosynthetic arginine decarboxylase → MSDDMSSFSPSSAGEQGVLRSMQEVAMSSQEASKMLRTYNIAWWGNNYYDVNELGHISVCPDPDVPEARVDLAKLVKAREAQGQRLPALFCFPQILQHRLRSINAAFKRARESYGYKGDYFLVYPIKVNQHRRVIESLIHSGEPLGLEAGSKAELMAVLAHAGMTRSVIVCNGYKDREYIRLALIGEKMGHKVYLVIEKMTEIAIVLEEAERLNVIPRLGVRARLASQGSGKWQSSGGEKSKFGLAANQVLQLVEILRERGRLDSIQLLHFHLGSQMANIRDIATGVRESARFYVELHKLGVNIQCFDVGGGLGVDYEGTRSQSDCSVNYGLNEYANNIIWAIGDACEEHGLPHPTVITESGRAVTAHHTVLVSNIIGVERSEISEATPPQDDAPRSLQNMWETWQEMHEPGTRRSLREWLHDSQMDLHDIHVGYSSGNFSLQERAWAEQLYLNMCHEVQKQLDPSNRAHRPIIDELQERMADKIYVNFSLFQSMPDAWGIDQLFPVLPLEGLNHAPERRAVLLDITCDSDGAIDHYVDGDGIATTMPMPEYDPENPPMLGFFMVGAYQEILGNMHNLFGDTEAVDVFVFPDGSVEVELSDEGDTVADMLEYVQLDPKTLLTQFRDQVKNTGLDETLQQQFLEEFEAGLYGYTYLEDE, encoded by the coding sequence ATGTCTGACGACATGTCTTCTTTTTCGCCTTCGTCAGCGGGCGAACAGGGTGTACTACGTTCTATGCAGGAGGTTGCGATGAGCTCCCAGGAAGCCAGCAAGATGCTGCGCACTTACAATATTGCCTGGTGGGGCAATAACTACTACGACGTCAACGAACTGGGCCACATTAGCGTTTGCCCGGACCCTGACGTCCCTGAAGCGCGCGTGGATCTCGCCAAACTGGTGAAAGCCCGCGAAGCACAGGGCCAGCGTTTGCCTGCACTGTTCTGCTTCCCGCAGATCCTGCAACACCGCCTGCGTTCGATTAACGCCGCGTTCAAACGTGCGCGTGAATCCTACGGTTATAAAGGCGACTATTTCCTGGTTTACCCGATCAAGGTGAACCAGCACCGCCGCGTGATTGAATCGCTAATCCACTCCGGCGAACCGCTGGGCCTGGAAGCAGGTTCAAAAGCAGAACTGATGGCCGTGCTGGCGCATGCGGGCATGACCCGTTCGGTTATCGTCTGTAACGGCTATAAAGACCGTGAATATATTCGTCTGGCGCTGATTGGCGAAAAGATGGGTCATAAGGTCTATCTGGTTATCGAGAAGATGACCGAAATCGCTATTGTGCTGGAAGAAGCCGAGCGTCTGAACGTGATCCCACGCCTCGGTGTGCGTGCGCGTCTGGCCTCTCAGGGGTCTGGTAAATGGCAGTCCTCCGGCGGCGAAAAATCCAAGTTCGGCCTGGCGGCGAACCAGGTACTGCAACTGGTGGAGATCCTGCGCGAGCGCGGTCGTCTGGACAGCATTCAGCTGCTGCACTTCCACCTCGGTTCGCAGATGGCCAACATTCGCGACATCGCGACAGGCGTACGTGAGTCGGCGCGTTTCTACGTTGAGCTGCACAAGCTTGGCGTGAATATTCAGTGCTTCGACGTGGGCGGCGGCCTGGGTGTGGACTATGAAGGCACGCGTTCTCAGTCTGACTGCTCTGTGAACTACGGCCTGAACGAATATGCTAACAACATCATCTGGGCGATTGGCGATGCGTGTGAAGAACACGGTTTGCCTCATCCGACGGTGATCACTGAGTCCGGCCGTGCAGTAACCGCGCACCATACTGTGCTGGTGTCCAACATTATCGGCGTAGAGCGTAGCGAAATTTCCGAAGCCACACCGCCGCAGGATGATGCGCCTCGTTCCCTGCAAAATATGTGGGAAACCTGGCAGGAGATGCACGAACCTGGCACGCGCCGTTCCCTGCGCGAGTGGCTGCACGACAGCCAGATGGATCTGCACGATATTCACGTTGGCTACTCTTCAGGTAACTTTAGCCTGCAGGAGCGCGCGTGGGCCGAACAGCTCTATCTGAACATGTGTCATGAAGTGCAGAAACAGCTTGACCCGAGCAACCGCGCGCACCGTCCGATTATCGACGAGCTGCAGGAACGTATGGCGGACAAGATTTACGTCAACTTCTCCCTGTTCCAGTCGATGCCGGATGCATGGGGTATCGATCAGCTGTTCCCGGTTCTGCCGCTGGAAGGGTTGAACCATGCTCCGGAACGTCGAGCGGTGCTGCTCGACATCACCTGTGATTCCGACGGCGCTATCGACCACTACGTGGATGGCGATGGTATTGCGACCACCATGCCAATGCCGGAATACGACCCTGAGAACCCGCCAATGCTGGGCTTCTTCATGGTCGGGGCATACCAGGAGATCCTCGGCAACATGCACAACCTGTTCGGTGATACCGAAGCGGTTGACGTGTTTGTCTTCCCGGATGGCAGCGTGGAAGTGGAGCTGTCTGACGAAGGGGATACAGTGGCGGACATGCTGGAATACGTTCAGCTGGATCCGAAAACGTTGCTCACCCAGTTCCGCGACCAGGTGAAAAATACCGGTCTTGACGAAACATTGCAGCAGCAGTTCCTGGAAGAGTTTGAAGCGGGTCTGTACGGGTACACCTACCTGGAAGACGAGTAA
- the yqgB gene encoding acid stress response protein YqgB, with the protein MNKKPVARSGFQHTLLGNGAVYGLLSPYNAAIVVNCFTLNTKS; encoded by the coding sequence ATGAATAAGAAACCGGTCGCACGGTCTGGATTTCAGCATACTCTGCTGGGAAACGGAGCCGTTTATGGGTTGTTATCGCCGTATAACGCTGCGATAGTAGTCAACTGTTTTACACTTAATACAAAGAGTTGA
- the metK gene encoding methionine adenosyltransferase, translating to MAKHLFTSESVSEGHPDKIADQISDAVLDAILTQDPKARVACETYVKTGMVLVGGEITTSAWVDIEEITRNTVREIGYVHSDMGFDANSCAVLSAIGKQSPDINQGVDRADPLEQGAGDQGLMFGYATNETDVLMPAPVTYAHRLVQRQAEVRKNGTLPWLRPDAKSQVTFQYDDGKIVGIDAVVLSTQHSEDIDQKSLQEAVMEEIIKPVLPTEWLSSATKFFINPTGRFVIGGPMGDCGLTGRKIIVDTYGGMARHGGGAFSGKDPSKVDRSAAYAARYVAKNIVAAGLADRCEIQVSYAIGVAEPTSIMVETFGTEKVPSEQLTLLVREFFDLRPYGLIQMLDLLHPIYKETAAYGHFGREHFPWEKTDKAALLREAAGLK from the coding sequence ATGGCAAAACACCTGTTTACGTCCGAGTCCGTATCAGAAGGACATCCTGATAAAATTGCTGACCAAATCTCCGATGCAGTGCTGGACGCGATCCTGACCCAGGATCCTAAAGCGCGCGTAGCGTGTGAAACCTATGTCAAAACAGGCATGGTTCTGGTTGGCGGTGAGATCACCACCAGCGCATGGGTTGATATCGAAGAGATCACCCGTAACACGGTGCGTGAGATCGGCTATGTGCATTCTGATATGGGCTTTGATGCCAACTCCTGTGCGGTACTGAGCGCAATTGGTAAACAGTCTCCAGACATCAACCAAGGCGTTGATCGCGCCGATCCACTGGAACAGGGTGCGGGCGACCAGGGCCTGATGTTCGGCTATGCAACCAACGAAACCGACGTGCTGATGCCAGCACCTGTGACCTACGCACACCGTCTGGTGCAGCGTCAGGCTGAAGTGCGTAAAAACGGCACCCTGCCGTGGCTGCGCCCGGATGCAAAAAGCCAGGTGACCTTCCAGTATGACGACGGCAAAATCGTCGGGATTGACGCGGTGGTTCTGTCTACCCAGCATTCCGAAGATATCGATCAGAAATCCCTGCAAGAAGCAGTGATGGAAGAGATCATCAAGCCGGTTCTGCCGACCGAATGGCTGAGCTCTGCAACCAAATTCTTCATCAACCCAACCGGACGCTTTGTTATCGGCGGCCCAATGGGTGACTGCGGTCTGACCGGTCGTAAAATCATCGTTGATACCTACGGCGGCATGGCGCGTCACGGTGGCGGTGCGTTCTCTGGTAAAGATCCATCAAAAGTTGACCGCTCTGCGGCGTATGCTGCACGTTATGTTGCGAAAAACATCGTTGCTGCAGGTCTGGCCGATCGTTGCGAGATTCAGGTGTCCTACGCTATTGGCGTCGCTGAACCAACCTCCATCATGGTTGAAACCTTCGGTACTGAGAAAGTCCCTTCAGAACAGCTGACGCTGCTGGTGCGCGAGTTCTTCGACCTGCGTCCATACGGCCTGATCCAGATGCTGGATCTGCTGCACCCAATCTACAAAGAAACCGCGGCATACGGTCACTTTGGTCGTGAACATTTCCCATGGGAAAAAACCGACAAAGCCGCTCTGCTGCGTGAAGCTGCCGGTCTGAAATAA
- the galP gene encoding galactose/proton symporter: MPDNKKQGRTSNKAMTFFVCFLAALAGLLFGLDIGVIAGALPFITDEFQISAHTQEWVVSSMMFGAAVGAVGSGWLSFKLGRKKSLMIGAILFVAGSLFSAAAPNVEVLLVSRVLLGLAVGVASYTAPLYLSEIAPEKIRGSMISMYQLMITIGILGAYLSDTAFSYSGAWRWMLGVIIIPAILLLIGVFFLPDSPRWFAAKRRFVDAERVLLRLRDTSAEAKNELEEIRESLKVKQSGWALFKENSNFRRAVFLGVLLQVMQQFTGMNVIMYYAPKIFELAGYTNTTEQMWGTVIVGLTNVLATFIAIGLVDRWGRKPTLTLGFLVMAAGMGVLGTMMHVGIHSPTAQYFAVGMLLMFIVGFAMSAGPLIWVLCSEIQPLKGRDFGITCSTATNWVANMIVGATFLTMLNSLGNANTFWIYSGLNLFFIVLTIWLVPETKHVSLEHIERNLMKGRPLREIGAHD, encoded by the coding sequence ATGCCTGACAATAAAAAACAGGGGCGTACGTCCAACAAGGCGATGACTTTCTTCGTCTGCTTCCTCGCAGCCCTGGCAGGATTACTCTTTGGCCTGGATATCGGCGTGATTGCCGGCGCGCTCCCCTTCATCACCGATGAGTTTCAAATAAGTGCCCACACTCAGGAATGGGTGGTGAGCTCCATGATGTTCGGTGCAGCGGTTGGTGCGGTTGGCAGCGGCTGGCTCTCGTTCAAACTGGGCCGTAAAAAAAGCCTGATGATCGGCGCTATTCTGTTTGTGGCCGGTTCACTGTTCTCGGCGGCGGCGCCAAACGTAGAGGTGCTGTTGGTCTCCCGCGTGCTGCTGGGTCTCGCCGTGGGCGTTGCCTCTTATACCGCCCCGCTTTACCTGTCAGAAATCGCCCCTGAGAAAATCCGTGGCAGTATGATTTCCATGTACCAGCTGATGATCACCATCGGTATTTTGGGGGCCTACCTTTCCGATACCGCATTTAGCTACAGCGGCGCATGGCGCTGGATGCTCGGCGTGATCATCATCCCGGCAATTCTGTTGCTGATTGGTGTTTTCTTCCTGCCGGACAGCCCGCGCTGGTTTGCCGCCAAACGCCGCTTCGTTGATGCAGAACGCGTGCTGCTGCGCCTGCGTGATACCAGCGCAGAAGCGAAAAACGAGCTGGAAGAGATCCGCGAAAGCCTGAAGGTGAAACAGTCCGGCTGGGCGCTGTTTAAAGAGAACAGTAACTTCCGTCGCGCCGTATTCCTGGGCGTGTTATTGCAAGTGATGCAGCAGTTCACCGGGATGAACGTCATCATGTACTACGCGCCAAAAATCTTTGAACTGGCGGGTTACACCAACACCACCGAGCAGATGTGGGGTACCGTCATCGTGGGTCTGACCAACGTGCTGGCGACCTTTATCGCCATCGGCCTGGTTGATCGCTGGGGACGTAAGCCAACGCTGACGCTGGGCTTCCTGGTGATGGCGGCCGGTATGGGCGTCCTCGGTACAATGATGCATGTGGGTATTCACTCACCAACAGCCCAGTACTTCGCGGTAGGTATGCTGCTGATGTTTATCGTCGGGTTTGCGATGAGTGCCGGCCCGCTGATCTGGGTGCTGTGCTCCGAAATTCAGCCACTGAAAGGGCGTGATTTTGGTATCACCTGCTCAACTGCGACCAACTGGGTGGCAAACATGATTGTCGGCGCAACCTTCCTGACAATGCTCAACAGTCTGGGGAATGCCAACACATTCTGGATTTACTCCGGTCTGAACCTGTTCTTTATTGTTCTGACTATCTGGCTGGTTCCAGAAACCAAACACGTTTCGCTGGAACATATAGAACGTAACCTGATGAAAGGTCGTCCGCTGCGCGAAATCGGCGCCCACGACTAA